From a region of the Sinorhizobium sp. B11 genome:
- a CDS encoding ABC transporter substrate-binding protein, with protein sequence MKKSFLMGVALAALFAGAASAADLKFAPGQDSKFNWKSYDDFKAAHADLKGQQLTIFGPWRGEDEAFFQSILAYFVEATGIDAKYSSSENYEQQIVIDTQAGSPPNIAILPQPGLLADLASKGYLTPLGDDTSKWVKDNYGAGDSWVGYGTYKGKDGKDAYFAFPYKADVKSLVWYVPENFEEAGYKVPTTMEELHALTDQIVKDGGVPWCIGLGSGGATGWPATDWVEDIMLRTQKPEVYDKWTTNEVKFTDPAVVAAIDEFGKFAKNEKYVDGGVAAVASTDFRDSPKGLFAVPPKCYLHHQASFIPSFFPEGTKLGTDADFFYMPTYAAHADLGKPVLGAGTLVSIAKDSPTARAFVDFLKTPVAHELWMAQSSFLTPYKGVNVDAYANPQMKKEGEILTSATTFRFDGSDLMPGKIGAGAFWTGMVDFVGGKSAQDSAAEIQSAWDGIK encoded by the coding sequence ATGAAAAAGTCATTCTTGATGGGCGTTGCACTTGCGGCGCTTTTTGCGGGCGCTGCATCGGCAGCGGATCTGAAATTCGCACCGGGTCAGGACTCCAAGTTCAACTGGAAGAGCTATGACGACTTCAAGGCTGCCCATGCCGACCTGAAGGGTCAGCAGCTGACGATCTTCGGTCCCTGGCGCGGCGAAGATGAAGCCTTTTTCCAGAGCATCCTCGCTTATTTCGTCGAAGCGACCGGCATCGACGCCAAGTATTCCTCCTCTGAAAACTACGAGCAGCAGATCGTTATCGATACGCAGGCAGGCTCCCCGCCGAATATCGCCATTCTGCCGCAGCCGGGCCTGCTGGCCGATCTCGCGAGCAAGGGTTACCTGACGCCGCTCGGCGACGATACTTCCAAGTGGGTCAAGGACAACTACGGCGCCGGCGACAGCTGGGTCGGTTACGGCACCTACAAGGGTAAGGACGGCAAGGACGCCTACTTTGCCTTCCCTTACAAGGCCGACGTGAAGTCGCTCGTCTGGTATGTTCCTGAGAACTTCGAAGAGGCAGGCTACAAGGTCCCGACGACCATGGAAGAGCTGCACGCCCTGACTGACCAGATCGTCAAGGACGGCGGCGTTCCGTGGTGCATCGGTCTCGGTTCCGGCGGCGCAACCGGCTGGCCGGCAACCGACTGGGTCGAAGACATCATGCTGCGCACCCAGAAGCCGGAGGTCTACGACAAGTGGACTACCAATGAAGTGAAGTTCACCGATCCGGCCGTCGTTGCTGCCATCGACGAATTCGGCAAGTTCGCCAAGAACGAAAAATATGTAGATGGCGGCGTTGCAGCCGTTGCTTCGACGGACTTCCGCGACAGCCCGAAGGGCCTCTTCGCCGTTCCGCCGAAGTGCTACCTGCACCACCAGGCTTCGTTCATCCCGTCCTTCTTCCCCGAGGGAACGAAGCTCGGTACCGATGCCGACTTCTTCTACATGCCGACCTATGCCGCGCATGCCGATCTCGGCAAGCCGGTTTTGGGTGCCGGTACGCTCGTCTCCATCGCCAAGGACTCCCCGACCGCCCGCGCCTTCGTCGACTTCCTGAAGACGCCGGTCGCTCATGAACTCTGGATGGCGCAGTCGAGCTTCCTGACCCCATACAAGGGCGTCAATGTCGATGCTTACGCCAACCCGCAGATGAAGAAGGAAGGCGAGATCCTGACCTCGGCCACGACCTTCCGCTTCGACGGTTCCGATCTGATGCCTGGCAAGATCGGCGCTGGCGCCTTCTGGACCGGCATGGTTGATTTCGTCGGCGGCAAGTCCGCTCAGGACTCTGCAGCCGAAATCCAGAGCGCCTGGGACGGCATCAAGTAA
- a CDS encoding sugar ABC transporter permease: MLSQIVSALGVVVVAVFACSAYFFFSNKILDLALPVKDGDIRQASRNLNRRAMIRPWLFLFPALFLLIVYLVYPVVATFILSFYDRSGNEFVGAQNYLWAVNDREFRQSIFNNILWLAVVPACCTFFGLVIAVMTDRIWWGNIAKSIVFMPMAISFVGASVIWKFIYEYRGGNDVQIGLLNAIVQTFGGTPEVWISVPFWNNFFLMVILVWIQTGFAMVILSAALRGIPEETIEAAVIDGANGWQIFWRIMVPQIWGTIAVVWTTITILVLKVFDIVLTMTNGQWQTMVLANLMFNWLFRGGGDSGRSAVIAIIIMLAVTPIMVWNVRRANAELKGR; the protein is encoded by the coding sequence ATGCTGTCGCAGATAGTGTCCGCTTTGGGCGTCGTGGTAGTCGCCGTTTTCGCATGTTCGGCCTATTTCTTTTTCTCGAACAAGATCCTCGATCTCGCCTTGCCGGTGAAGGACGGTGATATCCGTCAGGCTTCACGCAATCTGAACCGGCGCGCGATGATCCGGCCCTGGCTGTTTCTCTTTCCGGCGCTTTTTCTGCTGATCGTCTACCTCGTCTATCCCGTCGTCGCGACCTTCATCCTGTCCTTCTACGACCGGTCGGGCAACGAGTTCGTCGGTGCGCAGAACTACCTGTGGGCCGTGAACGACCGCGAATTCCGCCAGTCGATCTTCAACAACATTCTCTGGCTGGCCGTCGTGCCCGCCTGCTGCACTTTCTTCGGCCTCGTCATCGCCGTCATGACCGACCGCATCTGGTGGGGCAATATCGCCAAGAGCATCGTTTTCATGCCGATGGCGATCTCCTTCGTCGGCGCTTCCGTCATCTGGAAGTTCATCTATGAATACCGCGGCGGCAACGATGTGCAGATCGGCCTTTTGAACGCCATCGTGCAGACATTCGGCGGCACGCCTGAGGTCTGGATTTCCGTTCCCTTCTGGAACAATTTCTTCCTGATGGTGATCCTGGTCTGGATCCAGACCGGTTTTGCCATGGTGATCCTCTCGGCCGCATTGCGCGGTATCCCGGAGGAGACGATCGAGGCAGCTGTCATCGATGGCGCCAATGGCTGGCAGATCTTCTGGCGCATCATGGTGCCGCAGATCTGGGGCACGATCGCCGTCGTCTGGACGACGATCACCATCCTCGTCCTCAAGGTTTTCGACATCGTGCTCACCATGACCAACGGCCAGTGGCAGACCATGGTACTGGCGAACCTGATGTTCAACTGGCTGTTCCGCGGCGGCGGCGATTCCGGCCGAAGCGCTGTCATCGCCATCATCATCATGCTCGCCGTCACGCCGATCATGGTGTGGAACGTGCGCCGCGCCAATGCCGAACTGAAGGGACGCTGA
- a CDS encoding carbohydrate ABC transporter permease: MTRAASYFKIGPARLFVHFCVLVIVIIWLVPTLGIFVSALRDKDQITVSGWWTAFAGSTQTVAARLGTPDQAKQEGDIYVITGNVLADQPGRSVKAFGVRVQQPSAFEAGQTADLGEGESLVINSDGSYRYMKNVAFAPDERPRRIYVAASAPPEFTLANYKTVLTSEGIGQSFINSLTVTIPATIIPILIAAFAAYALSWMEFPGRALLIALVVGLIVVPLQMSLIPLLRLYNEIGTAIGQPSKTYPGIWLAHTAFGMPLAIYLLRAYIAGLPKEIIESARVDGASDFEIFTRIVLPLSFPALASFAIFQFLWVWNDLLVAMVFLGTDKDHLVLTGALNALLGSRGGNWEILTASAFVTIIIPLLVFFSLQRYLVRGLLAGSVKGG, translated from the coding sequence ATGACGAGAGCTGCAAGCTACTTCAAGATCGGCCCGGCCCGTCTTTTCGTCCACTTCTGCGTTCTCGTCATCGTCATCATCTGGCTGGTGCCGACCCTCGGCATCTTCGTCAGTGCGCTGCGCGACAAGGACCAGATCACCGTTTCCGGCTGGTGGACCGCCTTTGCCGGTTCCACGCAGACTGTGGCCGCGCGCCTCGGCACCCCCGATCAGGCAAAGCAGGAAGGCGATATCTATGTGATCACGGGCAACGTGCTGGCCGATCAGCCTGGCCGCTCGGTCAAGGCCTTCGGCGTACGTGTGCAGCAGCCTTCGGCTTTCGAGGCTGGTCAGACCGCTGATCTCGGCGAGGGCGAAAGCTTGGTCATCAACAGCGATGGCAGCTACCGCTACATGAAGAATGTCGCCTTTGCGCCTGATGAACGTCCGCGCCGCATCTATGTCGCGGCATCGGCTCCGCCGGAATTCACGCTCGCGAACTATAAGACCGTTCTAACGAGCGAGGGTATCGGCCAGTCCTTCATCAACTCTCTGACAGTGACCATTCCGGCGACCATCATCCCTATCCTGATCGCCGCTTTTGCCGCCTACGCGCTGAGCTGGATGGAATTCCCCGGCCGCGCGCTTCTCATTGCACTCGTCGTCGGCCTCATCGTCGTGCCGCTGCAGATGTCGCTCATCCCGCTCTTGCGTCTCTATAACGAGATCGGCACCGCGATCGGCCAGCCGTCGAAGACCTATCCCGGCATCTGGCTGGCGCACACCGCCTTCGGCATGCCGCTCGCCATCTATCTCTTGCGGGCCTATATTGCCGGCCTGCCCAAGGAGATCATCGAATCCGCCCGCGTCGATGGCGCCAGCGACTTCGAGATCTTCACCCGCATCGTTTTGCCTCTGTCCTTCCCCGCGCTTGCATCCTTCGCGATCTTCCAGTTCCTGTGGGTGTGGAACGACCTGCTTGTGGCCATGGTCTTCCTCGGCACCGACAAGGACCACCTCGTGCTGACAGGAGCGCTGAATGCGCTGCTTGGCTCGCGCGGCGGCAATTGGGAAATCCTGACGGCGTCCGCCTTCGTCACCATCATCATACCGCTGCTCGTCTTCTTCTCGCTGCAGCGTTATCTGGTGCGCGGCCTGCTGGCGGGGTCGGTCAAGGGAGGCTGA
- a CDS encoding alpha-glucosidase family protein, protein MSVASQSNLTADKDWWRGAVIYQIYPRSYQDSNGDGIGDLKGITARLPHVASLGADAIWISPFFTSPMRDFGYDVSDYENVDAIFGTLIDFDTLIAEAHRLGIKVMIDLVISHSSDQHPWFVESRTSKTNAKADWYVWADAKPDGTPPNNWLSIFGGSAWAWDPTRMQYYMHNFLTSQPDMNLHNQEVQDRLLDVVRFWLKRGVDGFRLDTINFYFHDKLLRDNPALAPERRNASTAPAVNPYNFQEHLYDKNRPENLEFLKRFRAVLEEFPAIAAVGEVGDSQRGLEIVGEYTSGNDKMHMCYAFEFLAPDPLTPERVEEVMKDFDAAAPDGWACWAFSNHDVMRHVSRWGALVADHDAFAKLYASLLMTLRGSVCLYQGEELALTEADLAYQDLQDPYGIQFWPEFKGRDGCRTPMVWDSQVAQGGFSTVKPWLPVPVEHILRAVSVQQGDENSVLEHYRRFLAFRKQHPAFAKGEIEFEDPQGDALVFTREYGNETLLCIFNMGPAESNVTLPAGEWQALTGHGFNSNNYGDKIDIPAWGAYFARLA, encoded by the coding sequence ATGAGTGTGGCTTCCCAATCCAATCTGACCGCCGACAAGGACTGGTGGCGCGGCGCGGTGATCTATCAGATCTATCCGCGCTCCTACCAGGATTCGAACGGCGACGGCATCGGCGACCTGAAGGGCATCACCGCCCGCTTGCCGCATGTGGCAAGCCTCGGTGCCGACGCCATCTGGATTTCGCCCTTCTTTACCTCGCCGATGCGCGACTTCGGTTACGACGTCTCGGACTACGAAAACGTCGACGCCATCTTCGGTACGCTGATCGATTTCGACACGCTGATAGCGGAAGCCCACCGTCTCGGCATCAAGGTGATGATCGACCTCGTCATCTCGCATTCTTCCGACCAGCATCCCTGGTTCGTCGAAAGCCGCACGAGCAAGACCAATGCCAAGGCCGACTGGTATGTCTGGGCCGATGCAAAGCCGGACGGTACGCCGCCGAACAACTGGCTGTCGATCTTCGGCGGTTCCGCATGGGCGTGGGATCCGACGCGCATGCAATATTACATGCACAACTTCCTGACCTCGCAGCCGGATATGAACCTGCACAATCAGGAAGTTCAGGACCGCCTGCTTGATGTCGTCCGTTTCTGGCTGAAGCGCGGCGTCGACGGCTTCCGCCTCGACACGATTAACTTCTATTTCCACGACAAGCTTCTGCGCGACAATCCGGCGCTTGCCCCGGAACGCCGCAATGCGTCCACCGCACCTGCCGTGAACCCCTATAATTTCCAGGAGCATCTCTACGACAAGAATCGCCCTGAGAACCTCGAATTCCTGAAGCGCTTCCGCGCCGTGCTGGAAGAGTTTCCCGCGATTGCCGCCGTCGGCGAAGTGGGCGACAGCCAGCGTGGCCTCGAAATCGTCGGCGAATACACCTCCGGCAATGACAAGATGCACATGTGCTACGCCTTCGAATTCCTGGCGCCCGATCCGCTGACGCCGGAGCGCGTCGAGGAAGTCATGAAGGATTTCGACGCCGCCGCTCCCGATGGCTGGGCTTGCTGGGCTTTCTCGAACCATGACGTCATGCGCCATGTCAGCCGCTGGGGCGCGCTGGTTGCCGACCACGATGCCTTTGCCAAGCTCTACGCTTCGCTGTTGATGACACTGCGTGGTTCGGTCTGCCTCTATCAGGGTGAGGAACTCGCTCTCACCGAAGCTGATCTCGCCTATCAGGATCTGCAGGATCCCTACGGCATCCAGTTCTGGCCGGAGTTCAAGGGGCGTGACGGTTGCCGCACGCCCATGGTCTGGGACAGCCAGGTCGCACAGGGCGGCTTCTCGACGGTGAAACCCTGGCTGCCGGTCCCGGTCGAGCACATCCTGCGCGCCGTCAGCGTGCAGCAGGGTGACGAGAATTCCGTGCTCGAGCACTACCGCCGCTTCCTCGCCTTTCGCAAGCAGCATCCGGCTTTCGCCAAGGGCGAAATCGAGTTCGAGGATCCGCAGGGCGATGCCCTGGTCTTCACACGCGAATACGGCAATGAGACGCTGCTCTGCATCTTCAACATGGGGCCGGCAGAAAGCAATGTCACCCTGCCGGCGGGCGAGTGGCAAGCTTTGACGGGGCACGGCTTTAACAGCAACAACTACGGCGACAAGATCGATATTCCGGCCTGGGGGGCGTATTTCGCCCGCCTCGCTTAA
- the ugpC gene encoding sn-glycerol-3-phosphate ABC transporter ATP-binding protein UgpC, giving the protein MTGLTLKDIRKSYGSVDVLHGIDLEINQGEFIVFVGPSGCGKSTLLRMIAGLENITGGEMYIDGMLVNDVPPSKRGIAMVFQSYALYPHMTVFDNMAFGMKIAGESKQEIDRRVRAAAESLQLTKYLDRLPKALSGGQRQRVAIGRAICRNPKVFLFDEPLSNLDAALRVATRIEIARLNEQMADTTMIYVTHDQVEAMTLADRIVVLSAGNIEQVGAPLELYERPANLFVAKFIGSPAMNIIPATITDAGATTTVTLTGGKSVTLDIATAASEKGKQASFGVRPEDLRIADPSEDYLFEGEVSIVEQLGEVTLLYIEGLVQGEPIIVKLPGIFDVKRGQKMHFVADRQKLHLFDAAGHTYRK; this is encoded by the coding sequence ATGACTGGACTGACGCTTAAGGATATCCGCAAATCCTACGGCTCCGTGGACGTGCTCCACGGCATCGATCTGGAAATCAACCAGGGCGAATTCATCGTTTTCGTCGGCCCCTCCGGCTGCGGCAAGTCCACCTTGCTGCGCATGATCGCCGGCCTGGAAAACATCACCGGCGGGGAGATGTATATCGACGGCATGCTGGTCAATGACGTGCCGCCCTCCAAGCGCGGCATTGCCATGGTGTTCCAGTCCTACGCGCTCTACCCGCATATGACTGTTTTCGACAACATGGCTTTTGGCATGAAGATCGCAGGCGAGAGCAAGCAGGAGATCGACCGCCGCGTGCGGGCTGCCGCCGAAAGCCTGCAGTTGACCAAATATCTCGACCGCCTGCCGAAGGCGCTCTCGGGCGGCCAGCGCCAGCGCGTGGCGATCGGCCGCGCCATCTGCCGCAATCCGAAGGTCTTCCTCTTCGACGAGCCGCTCTCGAACCTCGATGCGGCACTGCGCGTCGCGACCCGTATCGAGATCGCGCGGCTCAACGAGCAGATGGCCGATACGACGATGATCTATGTCACGCACGACCAGGTCGAGGCGATGACGCTGGCGGACCGAATCGTCGTCCTCTCGGCCGGCAATATCGAGCAGGTGGGCGCACCGCTGGAGCTTTACGAGCGACCGGCAAACCTGTTCGTCGCAAAGTTCATCGGCTCGCCGGCCATGAATATCATCCCGGCAACGATCACCGATGCCGGTGCCACGACGACGGTGACGCTGACCGGCGGCAAGTCCGTGACGCTCGATATCGCCACTGCGGCATCGGAAAAGGGCAAGCAGGCAAGCTTCGGCGTTCGCCCGGAAGACCTGCGCATCGCCGATCCCAGTGAAGACTATCTGTTCGAGGGCGAAGTCTCGATCGTCGAGCAGCTCGGCGAAGTGACGCTTCTCTACATTGAAGGCTTGGTCCAGGGTGAGCCGATCATCGTCAAGCTGCCCGGAATCTTCGATGTAAAGCGCGGCCAGAAGATGCATTTCGTGGCCGACCGGCAGAAACTGCACCTCTTCGATGCGGCCGGTCACACCTATAGGAAATGA
- the edd gene encoding phosphogluconate dehydratase produces MSAHARIAAITNRIVERSKPTRERYLERLRAAASKGVNRSVLGCANLAHGFAICSPAEKDALAGDRVPNLGIITAYNDMLSAHQPFETYPAIIREAAAQAGGIAQVAGGVPAMCDGVTQGQPGMELSLFSRDLIAMAAGVGLSHNMFDAALFLGVCDKIVPGLMIAALSFGHLPSIFIPAGPMTTGLANDEKSRVRQLFAEGKVGRAELLEAESKSYHGPGTCTFYGTANSNQMLMEIMGFHMPGSSFINPGTPLREALTREATKRALAITALGNEFTPAGEMIDERSIVNGVVGLHATGGSTNHTMHLVAMARAGGIVLTWQDIAELSELVPLLARVYPNGLADVNHFQAAGGMGFLIKELLKQGLVHDDVRTVFGHGLQAYTVDAQLGENGAVVRQPSPEKSHDPKVLASIETPFQANGGLKMLRGNLGKAVIKISAVKAERHIIEAPAIVFHSQQELQDAFKEGKLNRDFVAVVRFQGPKANGMPELHKLTPPLGVLQDRGFRVALLTDGRMSGASGKVPAAIHVTPEAVDGGPIARIKDGDIIRLDAIRGTLEVLVDAADMAEREPVTIDLSDNEFGMGRELFAPFRHAVGPSDQGASVLFHAH; encoded by the coding sequence ATGTCCGCTCACGCACGCATTGCTGCGATCACGAATCGCATTGTCGAACGCTCGAAGCCGACCCGCGAGCGCTACCTGGAACGCCTGCGCGCTGCCGCCTCAAAGGGCGTCAACCGTTCGGTTCTCGGCTGCGCCAACCTCGCCCATGGCTTTGCCATCTGTTCCCCCGCCGAGAAGGATGCGCTTGCGGGCGACCGTGTGCCCAATCTCGGTATCATCACCGCCTATAATGACATGCTCTCGGCCCACCAGCCGTTCGAGACCTATCCGGCGATCATCCGCGAAGCCGCTGCCCAGGCCGGCGGCATCGCTCAGGTCGCAGGCGGCGTGCCGGCAATGTGTGACGGCGTCACCCAGGGCCAGCCGGGCATGGAGCTCTCGCTCTTCTCGCGTGACCTTATCGCCATGGCAGCGGGTGTCGGCCTGTCGCACAACATGTTCGATGCCGCCCTCTTTCTCGGCGTCTGCGACAAGATCGTCCCCGGTCTGATGATCGCCGCCCTCTCCTTTGGCCACCTGCCGTCGATCTTCATTCCAGCCGGCCCGATGACGACGGGCCTGGCGAACGACGAGAAGTCGCGCGTGCGCCAGCTCTTCGCCGAGGGCAAGGTCGGCCGTGCCGAACTGCTGGAAGCCGAATCCAAGTCCTATCACGGCCCGGGCACCTGCACCTTCTACGGTACGGCCAATTCCAACCAGATGCTTATGGAGATCATGGGCTTCCATATGCCCGGCTCCTCCTTCATCAACCCAGGCACTCCTTTGCGCGAAGCGCTGACCCGAGAGGCCACCAAGCGGGCGCTCGCCATTACCGCTCTCGGCAACGAATTCACGCCGGCCGGCGAGATGATCGACGAACGCTCGATCGTCAACGGCGTGGTCGGCCTGCATGCGACGGGCGGCTCAACGAACCACACGATGCACCTCGTCGCCATGGCCCGCGCCGGCGGTATCGTGCTGACCTGGCAGGACATTGCCGAGCTTTCGGAACTGGTGCCGCTGCTTGCCCGCGTCTATCCGAACGGGCTTGCAGACGTGAACCATTTCCAGGCAGCCGGCGGCATGGGCTTCCTCATCAAGGAACTGTTGAAGCAGGGTCTCGTGCACGACGATGTACGCACCGTCTTCGGTCACGGGCTGCAGGCTTATACGGTCGATGCGCAGCTCGGCGAAAACGGCGCCGTCGTGCGCCAGCCTTCGCCGGAAAAGAGCCACGATCCGAAGGTGCTCGCCAGCATCGAAACGCCTTTCCAGGCGAATGGCGGGTTGAAGATGCTGCGCGGCAATCTCGGCAAGGCGGTCATCAAGATCTCCGCCGTCAAGGCGGAGCGCCATATCATCGAGGCGCCGGCAATCGTGTTCCATAGCCAGCAGGAACTGCAGGACGCCTTCAAGGAGGGCAAGCTCAACCGCGATTTCGTCGCTGTCGTGCGCTTCCAGGGACCGAAGGCCAACGGCATGCCGGAACTGCACAAGCTGACCCCACCACTCGGCGTGCTGCAGGATCGCGGTTTCCGCGTGGCGTTGCTGACCGACGGGCGCATGTCCGGTGCTTCCGGCAAGGTTCCAGCGGCAATCCATGTCACGCCCGAAGCTGTCGATGGTGGCCCGATCGCCCGCATCAAGGACGGCGACATCATCCGTCTCGATGCGATCAGGGGCACGCTCGAAGTTCTCGTCGATGCTGCTGACATGGCCGAGCGCGAACCTGTGACGATCGATCTTTCAGACAATGAATTTGGCATGGGCCGCGAGCTTTTCGCGCCGTTCCGTCACGCGGTCGGACCGTCCGACCAGGGTGCCAGCGTGCTCTTCCACGCGCACTGA
- the pgl gene encoding 6-phosphogluconolactonase, which yields MASTLHSFANAAELAASLADKVSSVLSAAIAARGAASIAVSGGSTPKAFFQALSTRDIDWAKVTITLVDERFVPADNPRSNHLLVDANLLQNKAKAARFVPLYQPAASVEEAAKLATVKSAEIGIPFDVVILGMGGDGHTASFFPGGNNLSVALDARTPRGIITMDAEGAGEPRLTFTFSALQDAKLLILHIEGEGKKDVLAKAEGTGEEADMPIRAILRRATSPVEIYWAP from the coding sequence ATGGCATCGACACTGCATTCCTTCGCTAACGCCGCCGAACTTGCCGCCAGCCTTGCAGACAAGGTCTCCAGCGTCCTTTCGGCAGCCATCGCAGCGCGCGGAGCGGCAAGCATCGCCGTTTCCGGCGGCTCCACGCCGAAAGCCTTCTTCCAGGCGCTTTCGACGCGCGATATCGACTGGGCCAAGGTGACGATCACGCTTGTCGACGAACGTTTCGTTCCCGCCGACAATCCGCGTTCGAACCACCTGCTGGTCGATGCCAATCTTCTTCAAAACAAGGCGAAAGCGGCACGTTTCGTGCCGCTTTACCAGCCCGCCGCCTCCGTCGAGGAGGCTGCGAAGCTTGCAACGGTAAAGAGTGCGGAGATCGGCATCCCCTTCGATGTCGTCATTCTCGGCATGGGCGGCGATGGCCACACGGCCTCGTTCTTCCCCGGTGGCAACAATCTGAGCGTTGCGCTCGATGCCAGGACACCGCGCGGCATCATCACCATGGATGCGGAAGGGGCTGGCGAACCGCGCCTGACCTTCACGTTCTCCGCACTGCAAGATGCCAAACTGCTCATTCTCCACATTGAGGGCGAAGGCAAAAAAGACGTTCTCGCCAAGGCAGAAGGCACAGGCGAAGAGGCAGACATGCCGATCCGCGCCATTCTGCGCCGGGCCACTTCCCCGGTCGAGATCTACTGGGCTCCCTGA
- the zwf gene encoding glucose-6-phosphate dehydrogenase, with protein MSSQIIPVEPFDYVVFGGSGDLAERKLLPALYHRQIEGQFSEPTRVIGASRSPLSHEEYRKFAKDALKEHLKKGEYDEAEVEKFCSRLFYVSVDARTDTGWDVLKKLLDEGKDRVRAFYLAVAPGIFGDISQKIHDHKLITKSTRIVVEKPIGRDLASALQLNDNIGRVFKEEQIFRIDHYLGKETVQNLMALRFANALYEPLWNANYIDHVQITVAEAVGLEGRAGYYDTAGALRDMVQNHILQLLCLTAMEVPSSMDSEAVRDEKLKVLRALKPINASNVEQATVRGQYRAGASGSGPVKGYLEELEGGVSNTETFVAIKAEINNWRWAGVPFYIRTGKRLAGRVSEIVITFKSIPHSVFDQAAGRISQNQLIIRLQPDEGVKQSLMIKDPGPGGMRLRNVSLDMSFAQAFNVRNPDAYERLLMDVIRSNQTLFMRRDEVEAAWQWVDPILKGWESTGQQVQGYTAGTWGPSQAIALIERDGRTWHDDI; from the coding sequence ATGAGCAGCCAGATCATTCCCGTTGAGCCTTTTGATTACGTCGTCTTTGGCGGCAGCGGCGACCTTGCCGAACGCAAGCTTCTGCCGGCGCTTTATCATCGCCAGATCGAGGGCCAGTTCTCGGAGCCGACCCGTGTCATCGGCGCTTCGCGTAGCCCGCTTTCGCATGAGGAATACCGCAAGTTCGCCAAGGATGCGCTCAAGGAGCACCTGAAGAAGGGCGAATATGACGAGGCCGAAGTCGAGAAGTTCTGCTCCCGTCTCTTCTATGTTTCCGTCGATGCCCGTACCGATACCGGCTGGGACGTGTTGAAGAAGCTGCTCGACGAGGGCAAGGACCGCGTGCGCGCCTTCTACCTCGCTGTTGCTCCGGGCATTTTCGGCGACATTTCGCAGAAGATCCACGACCACAAGCTGATTACCAAGTCGACCCGTATCGTCGTCGAAAAGCCGATCGGCCGCGATCTGGCTTCGGCCCTGCAGCTCAACGACAATATCGGCCGCGTCTTCAAGGAAGAGCAGATCTTCCGCATCGACCACTATCTCGGCAAGGAGACGGTGCAGAACCTGATGGCGCTGCGCTTCGCCAACGCGCTCTATGAGCCGCTCTGGAACGCCAATTATATCGACCATGTGCAGATCACCGTTGCTGAAGCCGTCGGCCTCGAGGGCCGTGCCGGTTATTACGACACGGCCGGCGCGCTGCGCGACATGGTACAGAACCACATCCTGCAGCTTCTCTGCCTGACCGCGATGGAAGTCCCCTCCTCGATGGATTCGGAAGCCGTTCGCGATGAGAAGCTCAAGGTTCTGCGCGCGCTGAAGCCGATCAACGCGTCCAATGTCGAGCAGGCGACGGTTCGCGGCCAGTACCGCGCCGGCGCTTCGGGCAGCGGTCCGGTCAAGGGCTATCTGGAAGAGCTGGAAGGCGGCGTTTCCAACACGGAAACCTTCGTCGCCATCAAGGCCGAGATCAACAACTGGCGCTGGGCGGGCGTTCCCTTTTACATCCGCACCGGAAAGCGCCTCGCCGGCCGCGTTTCGGAAATCGTCATCACCTTCAAGTCCATCCCGCACTCGGTCTTCGACCAAGCCGCCGGCCGCATCAGCCAGAACCAGCTGATCATCCGCCTGCAGCCGGATGAAGGCGTCAAGCAGTCGCTGATGATCAAGGATCCGGGCCCGGGCGGCATGCGCCTGCGGAATGTCTCGCTCGACATGAGCTTCGCCCAGGCCTTCAACGTGCGCAATCCAGACGCCTACGAGCGTCTGCTGATGGACGTCATCCGCTCCAACCAGACGCTGTTCATGCGCCGTGACGAAGTCGAAGCGGCATGGCAGTGGGTCGATCCGATCCTCAAGGGTTGGGAATCCACCGGCCAGCAGGTGCAGGGCTATACGGCCGGCACCTGGGGTCCAAGCCAGGCCATCGCGCTGATCGAGCGTGACGGCCGCACCTGGCACGACGACATCTAA